One genomic window of Malaciobacter molluscorum LMG 25693 includes the following:
- a CDS encoding 3-hydroxyacyl-CoA dehydrogenase NAD-binding domain-containing protein, with translation MSNLSLKIEKSIATLYFDSQEEKVNKLSFDVLHELDLILDEIIKNRDIDILIIKSLKDKIFIAGADINEIKAFKTEDEVYNALMKGDAILNKLENLKIPTIAYINGACMGGGLELALACKYRIATNSNNTKFAFPEIKLGFFPGLGGTQRAPKLIGLINSMDLILTGKNIDANKAYKIGLIDDYFDEGQEEYKIYEFIEKIKNNSKKRVLKKSIFERFKLTRNIIFKKAYKNLQKKVNKDFIAPYKALKVLKDTYDKHFQDGLKVEASAFAQLSVTKESKYLIELFFLSEKIKKDYEKTSNEISTSLVIGNGVMGKGIIWLLSKYLKQTRIKLRNLDKAQNIIGDVAKLYDYFLKSRKMTQAQVDLKLSSLSYTQNFDGLKNIDLAIEAIVENKEQKEELLKKLESCMKDDAIIASNTSSISIEELSKNLQRKENFMGIHFFNPVNKMPLVEIIPNSKTSKKSINTVKQSLIKMGKMPIVVGDCAGFLVNRILLPYLNEAAFILEEGSNITTIDKVLKDFGMPMGPFTLADNVGIDIGYHVSKILNESYGQRMPISNVLIKIYEQKLFGKKSKKGFYDYTNNNTIENKSIYNYTNDIRVVTDEEIKNRCIFIMINEASRCLEENIISNADILDFAMIAGTGFPAYKGGLLKYANFIGIKKIVHELKRFEYLYDKRFEVSKLLLQLEEKNLDFKTGESLWKH, from the coding sequence ATGAGTAATTTAAGTTTAAAAATAGAAAAAAGTATTGCTACTTTATATTTCGATTCACAAGAAGAAAAAGTAAATAAATTATCTTTTGATGTATTGCATGAACTAGATTTAATTCTTGATGAAATCATTAAAAATAGAGATATTGATATATTAATAATAAAAAGTTTAAAAGATAAAATATTTATAGCTGGTGCAGATATTAATGAAATAAAAGCTTTTAAAACTGAAGATGAAGTTTATAATGCATTGATGAAGGGTGATGCAATATTAAATAAACTTGAGAACTTAAAGATCCCAACAATTGCATATATAAATGGTGCTTGTATGGGTGGAGGTTTAGAATTGGCTTTAGCTTGTAAATATAGAATTGCTACGAATTCAAATAATACCAAGTTTGCTTTTCCAGAAATTAAATTAGGTTTTTTCCCTGGATTAGGTGGTACACAAAGAGCACCTAAATTAATTGGTCTTATAAATTCTATGGATTTAATTCTTACAGGAAAAAATATAGATGCAAATAAAGCATATAAAATTGGATTAATTGATGATTATTTTGATGAAGGACAAGAAGAGTATAAAATATATGAATTTATAGAAAAAATCAAAAATAATTCTAAAAAAAGAGTATTAAAAAAATCAATATTTGAAAGATTTAAATTAACAAGAAATATTATTTTTAAGAAAGCTTATAAAAATCTTCAAAAAAAAGTAAATAAAGATTTTATTGCTCCATATAAAGCCTTAAAAGTTTTAAAAGATACATATGATAAACATTTTCAAGATGGACTAAAAGTTGAAGCTTCAGCTTTTGCACAACTTTCAGTAACAAAAGAGTCAAAATACTTAATTGAACTCTTTTTCTTAAGTGAAAAGATAAAAAAAGATTATGAAAAAACATCAAATGAAATTTCAACTTCTTTAGTTATTGGTAATGGAGTAATGGGAAAAGGTATAATTTGGTTACTTTCAAAATACCTAAAACAAACAAGAATAAAACTAAGAAATTTAGACAAAGCACAAAATATAATAGGTGATGTTGCTAAACTTTATGATTATTTTCTAAAATCAAGAAAAATGACCCAAGCACAGGTTGATTTAAAACTAAGCAGTTTAAGTTATACGCAAAATTTTGATGGGTTAAAAAATATAGATTTAGCAATTGAAGCAATTGTTGAAAATAAAGAACAAAAAGAAGAACTATTAAAAAAACTTGAAAGTTGTATGAAAGATGATGCAATTATTGCTTCAAATACATCTTCAATCTCAATAGAAGAGTTGAGTAAAAACTTACAAAGAAAAGAGAATTTTATGGGAATTCACTTTTTTAATCCAGTAAATAAAATGCCTTTAGTTGAGATTATTCCAAATAGTAAAACATCAAAGAAAAGTATAAATACAGTCAAACAATCACTTATAAAAATGGGCAAAATGCCAATTGTTGTAGGAGATTGTGCAGGATTTTTAGTAAATAGAATACTTCTTCCTTATTTAAATGAAGCTGCATTTATTTTAGAAGAAGGAAGTAACATCACAACAATTGATAAGGTATTAAAAGATTTTGGTATGCCAATGGGTCCTTTTACTCTTGCAGATAATGTGGGAATAGATATAGGTTATCATGTATCTAAAATACTAAATGAATCTTATGGACAAAGAATGCCTATTTCAAATGTACTTATTAAAATATATGAACAAAAACTTTTTGGGAAAAAGAGCAAAAAAGGCTTTTATGATTATACAAATAATAATACAATTGAAAATAAATCAATTTATAACTATACAAATGACATACGAGTTGTAACAGATGAAGAAATAAAAAATAGATGTATATTCATAATGATAAATGAAGCTAGCAGATGTTTAGAAGAAAATATTATTAGTAATGCAGATATTTTAGATTTTGCGATGATAGCAGGAACTGGTTTCCCTGCTTATAAAGGTGGATTATTAAAATATGCAAATTTTATAGGGATTAAAAAAATTGTACACGAATTAAAAAGATTTGAATATTTATATGATAAAAGATTTGAAGTTAGTAAATTACTTTTACAATTAGAAGAAAAAAACTTAGATTTTAAAACAGGAGAGTCATTATGGAAACATTAA
- a CDS encoding bifunctional aconitate hydratase 2/2-methylisocitrate dehydratase, with protein MSLIAEYKAHTEERLKEGNLPPLPLTAEQTAQLVELLKANPVEEAEYLLELFKNRINPGVDDAAYVKAAFLNDIVQGQVSCTVISKLDAIDILGKMMGGFNVSPLIEALKIDEVAEAAATQLKNTILVYDAFNDVKDLMDAGNTKAKEVIESWANAQWFTNKPELSKEIKLTVYKIPGETNTDDLSPATVAFTRSDIPLHATAMLQSRMENPLETMEDLKKKGNPLAYVGDVVGTGSSRKSGINSVQWHMGRDIPGVPNKRTGGVVIGSIIAPIFFNTAEDSGCLPIEAPVDELETGDEIVVKPYDGVIEKDGKVVSEFTLTPNTLTDEIRAGGRIPLIIGKGLTAKAREALGLEASDMFIAPEQPADNNKGYTQAQKMVGKACGLPGVKPGMYVEPIATTVGSQDTTGPMTRDEIKELAALSFGADMVMQSFCHTAAYPKPSDIILRHTLPEFINSRGGVTLKPGDGIIHSWLNRLCLPDTVGTGGDSHTRFPIGISFPAGSGLIAFAGVTGMMPLTMPQSVLVKFKGEMQPGITLRDLVNAIPYQAIKDGLLTVEKKGKKNIFAGKIIEIQGLPDLKVEQAFELSDASAERSAAACAIQLDKEPIIEYLSSNIALIEKMIDEGYEDARTLQRRADKMKEWIANPELLEPDSDAEYAATIEIDLNEIKEPILACPNDPDDVATLSEILADKKRPTKIDEVFVGSCMTNIGLFRALGEVLKGEGVAPAKLWVAPPTKMDEAQLTEEGYYSIFAAAGARIEIPGCSLCMGNQARVNENAVVFSTSTRNFDNRLGKGAQVYLGSAEVAAVSALLGRLPSVEEYMKIVPQKITAENKDGVYRYLNFHKVSEDQLTNLVHS; from the coding sequence ATGAGTTTAATTGCTGAATACAAAGCACACACAGAAGAAAGACTTAAAGAGGGAAATCTTCCTCCGTTACCTCTGACTGCTGAACAAACTGCTCAATTAGTAGAATTATTAAAAGCAAATCCAGTTGAAGAAGCAGAATATTTATTAGAATTATTTAAAAATAGAATCAACCCTGGTGTTGATGATGCTGCATATGTTAAAGCTGCTTTTTTAAACGATATTGTACAAGGTCAAGTATCATGTACTGTAATATCAAAGCTTGATGCTATTGATATTTTAGGAAAAATGATGGGTGGATTTAATGTTTCTCCACTTATTGAAGCATTAAAAATTGATGAGGTAGCTGAAGCTGCAGCAACTCAATTAAAAAATACTATTTTAGTTTATGATGCATTTAATGATGTAAAAGATTTAATGGATGCTGGTAATACTAAAGCAAAAGAAGTTATTGAATCTTGGGCAAATGCACAATGGTTTACTAATAAACCTGAATTATCAAAAGAAATCAAATTAACTGTGTATAAAATCCCTGGTGAAACAAATACAGATGATTTATCTCCTGCAACTGTTGCATTTACAAGATCAGATATTCCTTTACATGCTACTGCAATGTTACAATCAAGAATGGAAAATCCACTTGAAACAATGGAAGACTTAAAGAAAAAAGGAAATCCTTTAGCATATGTTGGTGATGTTGTTGGTACTGGAAGTTCTAGAAAATCAGGTATTAACTCAGTTCAATGGCATATGGGTAGAGATATTCCAGGTGTTCCAAATAAAAGAACTGGTGGTGTAGTTATTGGTTCAATTATTGCTCCAATTTTCTTTAACACAGCAGAAGATTCTGGTTGTTTACCAATTGAAGCTCCAGTTGATGAATTAGAAACTGGTGATGAAATTGTTGTAAAACCATATGATGGTGTAATTGAAAAAGATGGTAAAGTAGTTTCAGAATTTACTCTTACTCCAAATACTTTAACTGATGAGATTAGAGCAGGGGGAAGAATTCCTTTAATTATTGGTAAAGGTTTAACTGCAAAAGCAAGAGAAGCTTTAGGTTTAGAAGCATCTGATATGTTTATTGCTCCAGAGCAACCAGCTGACAATAACAAAGGTTATACTCAAGCACAAAAAATGGTTGGAAAAGCTTGTGGACTTCCTGGTGTTAAACCTGGTATGTATGTTGAGCCAATAGCAACTACAGTAGGTTCTCAAGATACAACAGGACCAATGACAAGAGATGAGATTAAAGAACTTGCAGCATTATCTTTTGGTGCTGACATGGTTATGCAATCATTTTGCCACACAGCAGCTTATCCAAAACCATCAGATATTATATTAAGACATACATTACCAGAATTTATTAATTCAAGAGGTGGTGTTACACTTAAGCCAGGTGATGGAATTATTCACTCTTGGTTAAATAGATTATGTTTACCAGATACTGTAGGTACTGGTGGAGATTCACATACTAGATTTCCAATAGGTATTTCATTCCCTGCAGGTTCTGGTCTTATTGCATTTGCTGGTGTTACAGGTATGATGCCTTTAACTATGCCTCAATCTGTACTTGTAAAATTTAAAGGTGAAATGCAACCAGGTATTACATTAAGAGATTTAGTTAATGCAATTCCTTATCAAGCAATTAAAGATGGTTTATTAACTGTTGAGAAAAAAGGTAAGAAAAATATTTTTGCAGGTAAAATTATTGAAATTCAAGGTTTACCAGATTTAAAAGTTGAGCAAGCATTTGAGTTATCTGATGCATCAGCAGAAAGATCAGCAGCAGCTTGTGCTATTCAATTAGATAAAGAACCAATTATTGAATATTTATCTTCAAATATTGCATTAATTGAGAAAATGATTGATGAAGGTTATGAAGATGCAAGAACTCTTCAAAGAAGAGCAGATAAAATGAAAGAATGGATTGCTAATCCAGAATTATTAGAGCCAGATTCTGATGCAGAATATGCAGCAACTATTGAAATAGATTTAAATGAAATTAAAGAACCAATTTTAGCTTGTCCTAATGATCCAGATGATGTTGCTACTTTATCTGAAATTTTAGCAGATAAAAAAAGACCAACTAAAATAGATGAAGTATTTGTTGGTTCTTGTATGACTAACATCGGATTATTTAGAGCTTTAGGTGAAGTTCTTAAAGGTGAGGGTGTTGCTCCAGCTAAATTATGGGTTGCTCCTCCAACAAAAATGGATGAAGCTCAATTAACTGAAGAAGGATATTATTCAATTTTTGCAGCAGCAGGAGCTAGAATTGAAATTCCAGGTTGTTCTTTATGTATGGGTAACCAAGCAAGAGTAAATGAAAATGCAGTTGTATTTTCAACTTCAACAAGAAACTTTGATAACAGACTTGGTAAAGGTGCACAAGTTTATTTAGGTTCAGCAGAAGTTGCAGCAGTTTCAGCATTACTTGGTAGATTACCAAGTGTTGAAGAGTATATGAAAATTGTACCACAAAAAATTACTGCTGAAAACAAAGATGGAGTTTATAGATACCTTAACTTCCATAAAGTTTCAGAAGATCAACTAACTAACTTAGTACACTCATAA
- a CDS encoding TetR/AcrR family transcriptional regulator has translation MSTKELKKNNIIENALKLFSTKGFYNTTIPDIAKAMKMSVGNMYNYFASKEELAKYAIKYSTNILAEQLRKINHMDISSKEKIFLFTKLYLENVKNSPEIIEYFLRVYLSNREVFAQGCEGFLCVSEFVTEVMIFLDEGASKGEFREQDFFSAFSMIMGCLGGFAFLSGEKVLDKDLLEYSDNIAENIYRALKSDDET, from the coding sequence TTGTCAACTAAAGAGTTAAAGAAAAATAACATAATTGAAAATGCTTTAAAACTTTTTTCTACAAAAGGTTTTTATAATACTACTATTCCAGATATTGCAAAAGCTATGAAAATGAGCGTTGGGAATATGTATAATTATTTTGCATCTAAAGAAGAGCTTGCAAAATATGCAATAAAATACTCAACAAATATCCTAGCAGAACAACTTAGAAAAATTAATCATATGGATATTTCCTCTAAAGAAAAAATATTTTTATTTACAAAACTATATTTAGAAAATGTAAAAAATTCTCCAGAAATAATTGAATATTTTTTAAGAGTATATTTATCAAATAGAGAAGTTTTTGCACAAGGATGTGAAGGCTTTTTGTGTGTAAGTGAATTTGTTACTGAGGTTATGATTTTTCTTGATGAAGGAGCCTCTAAAGGAGAATTTAGAGAACAAGACTTTTTCTCCGCATTTTCAATGATTATGGGTTGTTTAGGTGGTTTTGCTTTTTTAAGTGGTGAAAAGGTATTAGACAAAGATCTATTAGAATATTCTGATAATATTGCAGAAAATATATATAGAGCATTAAAAAGCGATGATGAAACATAA
- a CDS encoding AMP-dependent synthetase/ligase, whose amino-acid sequence MISYDFKTYNELFFHIVNNYENPTFLNYLENDRYVHISIKEFELRVKYLTLALDHIGVKKDDNIAIFAKPSPFWIIFDFAVHLINAISVPIFDNISSRNLEFEIEDSNINFVFIDSSKRIKEIKKDITYITYNFYINRKDTHSLDSLFILGERLYNQKNEDYFKKIQTKQSDLFSIIYTSGNTGTPKGVELTNENIISQLKDINEVFYLDEKEVALSLLPLAHIFERTVMSYYMSKAMSIYFVDEIENTSKLLKLVKPTTMTVVPRLLEKIYNKIQENISAKPLFLRLFAILAFKYAITFDKKGIIYKIFDKLVYSKFREVFGSKIKQLVCGGAALDRDIYRFFQNIKIPLYQGYGLTEFSPVICTNTPKFSKIGSCGKALPSVEVKISNENEILARGKALMKGYRNQEELTKKTIIDGWLHTGDIGKIDEEGYIFVESRLKDIVKTSTGEYVPTLKIEQAITKNRYIEFATIIANNRKYVTCLIFINKDFYNQSNKKLSIEEFYNQRHIVNSIDKTIQKINKKLDKAQRVVKYKILTNEISIQTGELTPSMKISKVNIEKKYENVINEMY is encoded by the coding sequence ATGATTTCTTATGATTTTAAAACATATAATGAACTATTTTTTCATATAGTAAATAATTATGAAAATCCAACATTTCTTAATTATTTAGAAAATGACAGGTATGTTCATATATCAATAAAAGAGTTTGAACTAAGAGTAAAATATCTTACTTTAGCTTTAGATCATATTGGTGTAAAAAAAGATGACAATATTGCTATTTTTGCAAAACCTTCCCCTTTTTGGATCATATTCGATTTTGCTGTTCACTTAATAAATGCAATTAGTGTACCTATATTTGATAATATCTCTTCTAGAAATTTAGAATTTGAGATAGAAGACTCTAATATTAATTTTGTATTCATTGATAGTTCAAAAAGAATCAAAGAGATAAAAAAAGATATAACATACATAACTTATAATTTTTATATAAATAGAAAAGATACTCATAGTTTAGATTCATTATTTATATTAGGAGAAAGATTATATAACCAAAAGAATGAAGATTATTTCAAAAAAATCCAAACAAAACAAAGTGATCTTTTTTCTATTATTTATACAAGTGGAAATACAGGAACTCCAAAAGGAGTAGAATTAACAAATGAAAATATAATTTCACAATTAAAAGATATTAATGAAGTTTTTTACTTAGATGAAAAAGAAGTAGCACTATCATTACTTCCTTTAGCTCATATTTTTGAAAGAACAGTTATGAGTTATTATATGAGTAAAGCAATGAGTATATATTTTGTTGATGAAATAGAGAACACAAGTAAGCTTCTAAAATTAGTAAAACCAACAACAATGACAGTCGTACCAAGGCTTTTAGAAAAGATATATAATAAGATTCAAGAAAATATATCTGCTAAACCATTATTTTTAAGACTGTTTGCTATTTTAGCTTTTAAATATGCAATAACATTTGATAAAAAAGGAATAATTTATAAAATTTTTGACAAGTTAGTTTATAGTAAATTTAGAGAAGTTTTTGGTTCTAAAATAAAACAATTAGTATGTGGTGGTGCTGCACTTGATAGAGATATTTATAGATTTTTTCAAAATATAAAAATTCCTTTATATCAAGGTTATGGTTTAACAGAATTTTCACCAGTTATCTGTACAAATACACCAAAATTTAGTAAGATAGGAAGTTGCGGAAAAGCTTTACCTAGTGTTGAAGTAAAAATCTCAAATGAAAATGAGATATTAGCAAGAGGGAAAGCTTTAATGAAAGGTTACAGAAATCAAGAAGAGTTAACTAAAAAAACTATTATTGATGGTTGGCTTCATACAGGGGATATTGGTAAAATTGATGAAGAAGGTTATATTTTTGTTGAGAGTAGATTAAAAGATATAGTTAAAACTTCAACTGGAGAATATGTACCAACTTTAAAAATAGAGCAAGCAATTACTAAAAATAGGTATATTGAGTTTGCTACAATAATAGCAAATAATAGAAAATATGTAACTTGTTTAATATTTATTAATAAAGATTTTTATAATCAATCAAATAAAAAACTTTCAATTGAAGAGTTTTATAATCAAAGACATATTGTAAATTCAATAGATAAAACTATTCAAAAAATAAATAAAAAACTAGATAAAGCTCAAAGAGTTGTTAAATATAAGATCTTAACAAATGAGATTTCAATACAGACAGGAGAACTAACTCCTTCAATGAAAATTAGTAAAGTAAATATAGAAAAGAAGTATGAAAATGTAATAAATGAAATGTATTAG
- a CDS encoding thiolase family protein, producing the protein MKEKIVIVDGLRSPIAKAYGKLNNIQADELGSIIAKELVLKNNIDYDKFDEVIIGNVAQPPHAANIARVIAIKAGFNIKTPAYTVHRNCASGMQSISSAIEKIQTNQGDLYLVGGVESMSNIPLYHTNEFKNLLTQISNTKSITTKLKLLTKLRIKDLKPIIGLISGLTDPISGQIMGKTAENLANDFKISRVMQDEYALNSHKKVKAAIENKIFEDEIHPIISKNAQIFQDDGVRFDQTIEALNKLRPIFDSHGTVTAGNSSQVSDGAAMLIICTERKAKELNLEPLGFIKDYTYVGLEPNRMGLGPIYATQKLFTKSNISLKDIDLIELNEAFASQVIANIEAFKSLEFAKQHFDGKVLGEINPDILNVNGGAIALGHPVGMSGTRIVLHLLKELKRRKLKTGLATLCVGGGQGASFLLEV; encoded by the coding sequence ATGAAAGAAAAAATTGTAATTGTAGATGGACTAAGAAGTCCAATAGCAAAAGCCTATGGAAAATTAAACAATATACAAGCTGATGAACTAGGCAGTATCATTGCAAAAGAGTTAGTTTTAAAAAACAATATTGATTATGATAAATTTGATGAAGTAATAATAGGAAATGTTGCACAACCACCTCATGCTGCAAATATTGCAAGAGTGATTGCAATAAAAGCAGGTTTTAATATAAAAACTCCTGCTTATACTGTACATAGGAATTGTGCCTCTGGTATGCAATCAATATCAAGTGCAATTGAAAAAATTCAAACTAATCAAGGAGATTTATATTTAGTTGGTGGAGTTGAATCTATGAGTAATATTCCACTATATCATACAAATGAATTTAAAAACCTTTTAACCCAAATATCAAATACAAAAAGTATAACTACAAAACTAAAATTATTAACAAAATTAAGAATAAAAGATTTAAAGCCTATTATTGGACTTATTTCTGGATTAACTGATCCAATATCAGGACAAATAATGGGTAAAACAGCTGAGAACTTAGCAAATGATTTTAAAATCTCAAGAGTAATGCAAGATGAATATGCACTTAATTCTCATAAAAAAGTAAAAGCAGCAATAGAAAATAAAATCTTTGAAGATGAAATTCATCCAATTATTTCAAAAAATGCTCAAATATTTCAAGATGATGGAGTAAGATTTGATCAAACAATAGAAGCGTTAAATAAATTAAGACCTATTTTTGATTCACATGGAACAGTAACTGCTGGAAATTCTTCACAAGTTTCAGATGGAGCTGCAATGCTTATTATTTGTACTGAACGTAAAGCAAAAGAGTTAAATTTAGAGCCTTTAGGATTTATAAAAGATTATACATATGTTGGACTAGAACCAAATAGAATGGGTCTAGGTCCTATTTATGCTACACAAAAGCTATTTACAAAGAGTAATATTTCTTTAAAAGATATAGACTTAATAGAATTAAATGAAGCATTTGCTTCTCAAGTTATTGCAAATATAGAAGCATTTAAATCTTTAGAGTTTGCAAAACAACATTTTGACGGAAAAGTATTAGGAGAAATTAATCCTGATATTTTAAATGTAAATGGTGGAGCAATTGCACTTGGGCATCCAGTTGGTATGAGTGGAACAAGAATTGTTTTACACTTATTAAAAGAGTTAAAAAGAAGAAAACTTAAAACAGGTCTAGCAACACTTTGTGTTGGTGGTGGACAAGGTGCTTCTTTTTTACTGGAGGTGTAA
- a CDS encoding acyl-CoA dehydrogenase yields the protein METLIFILILLIFAFYAYPAILWFAFIGIYSLIFFDMSIAFWIIFAILAIVILNTEVRKHFFIKNILNFIKIKNLVPNISKTEQEALEAGTNFIEEDFFKGEVNFEKVKNQKNITLTQEEQEFLDNKVDELCKIESDWQIFQNRDISKKSWEFIKSNKFFGMIIPKEYGGLGFSATAHSKVIEKLVSRSQVLAITIMVPNSLGPAELILKHGTKKQKDYYLPRLATAQEIPCFALTEPNAGSDATSITSSGEIFKDDKGKLKIKLNFEKRYITLGNIATLIGLAFVLKDPNNLFSQNEDLGITFAIIDSKTKGVDNSNRHDPLGIPFVNSPLFGKDVIIDFENIIGGEEGIGKGWQMLVESLSIGRGISLPSVSLGGSKLALKVVNSYTQLREQFGLSINKFEGIEEKIAKIAAFTYLLNASRNYTLDAIDSGIKPAVINSVMKYHSTEKFREIINDSMDILGGAGIIRGEKNLLAHAYFALPISITVEGANILTRNLMQFGQGLIKSHPYLYKQVIAIKNNDINSLDKALTNHIKSAISLSIKSLIYFLTRGLVINTKGEFKQYKRKLVWASTSFASLTNITLAILGANIKKKENISARLADILSWLYLITSTIREYENNTKKQDRILVDYICKYGFYKIQEAREDIIQNIPFLKLLNLFIRSNPIGIKPEDKLNKKIIDLLNDENNVNNLCDNLFIPNDKNEILYKLQEALILQKDAIEIFERIKYAIKHQTIKKSSFLDMIEESHNKGVITNEEYEKLKILFEKRMEVINVDYFNDKVYKKQR from the coding sequence ATGGAAACATTAATTTTTATATTAATACTTTTAATTTTTGCATTTTATGCATATCCAGCAATATTATGGTTTGCTTTCATTGGGATATACTCTTTAATATTCTTTGATATGAGTATTGCTTTTTGGATTATATTTGCCATATTGGCTATTGTTATTTTAAATACAGAAGTAAGAAAACATTTTTTTATAAAAAATATTCTCAATTTTATAAAAATTAAAAATTTAGTTCCCAATATTTCAAAAACAGAACAAGAAGCTTTAGAAGCAGGAACAAATTTTATAGAAGAAGATTTTTTTAAAGGTGAAGTAAATTTTGAAAAAGTCAAAAATCAAAAAAATATAACATTAACACAAGAAGAACAAGAGTTTTTGGATAATAAGGTTGATGAATTATGTAAAATAGAAAGTGACTGGCAAATTTTTCAAAATAGAGATATAAGTAAAAAATCATGGGAATTTATTAAATCTAATAAATTTTTTGGAATGATTATTCCAAAAGAGTATGGTGGATTAGGATTTAGTGCTACAGCTCATTCAAAAGTTATTGAAAAATTAGTATCAAGATCACAAGTTTTAGCAATAACAATTATGGTTCCAAACTCTTTAGGACCAGCTGAACTTATTCTAAAACATGGTACTAAAAAACAAAAAGATTATTATCTTCCAAGATTAGCGACTGCACAAGAAATACCTTGTTTTGCACTTACAGAACCAAATGCAGGAAGTGATGCAACTTCTATTACATCAAGTGGTGAAATATTTAAAGATGATAAAGGAAAACTAAAAATCAAACTAAACTTTGAAAAAAGATATATAACACTAGGAAATATTGCTACACTAATTGGTCTTGCATTTGTATTAAAAGATCCAAATAACCTTTTTTCTCAAAATGAAGATTTAGGTATTACTTTTGCGATAATTGATTCAAAAACAAAAGGTGTAGATAACTCTAATAGACATGATCCTTTAGGAATTCCATTTGTAAACTCACCTTTATTTGGTAAAGATGTAATAATTGACTTTGAAAATATTATTGGTGGAGAAGAAGGAATAGGAAAAGGTTGGCAAATGCTTGTGGAATCTCTTTCAATTGGAAGAGGAATCTCTTTGCCAAGTGTTAGTTTAGGTGGAAGTAAACTTGCATTAAAAGTTGTAAACTCTTATACTCAATTAAGAGAGCAATTTGGATTAAGTATAAATAAATTTGAAGGTATAGAAGAAAAGATTGCAAAAATTGCTGCATTTACATATTTACTAAATGCTTCAAGAAATTATACTTTAGATGCAATTGATTCAGGTATAAAACCAGCAGTTATTAACTCAGTTATGAAGTATCATTCAACTGAAAAATTTAGAGAGATAATAAATGATAGTATGGATATATTAGGTGGAGCAGGAATTATCAGAGGAGAAAAAAATTTATTGGCTCATGCTTATTTTGCTCTACCTATTTCAATCACAGTTGAAGGTGCAAATATTTTAACAAGAAATCTAATGCAGTTTGGACAAGGATTGATTAAATCTCATCCATATTTATATAAACAAGTTATAGCAATAAAAAATAATGATATAAACTCTTTAGATAAAGCATTGACAAATCATATAAAATCTGCGATTAGTCTAAGTATTAAATCACTAATATATTTTTTAACAAGAGGTCTTGTTATTAATACTAAAGGTGAATTTAAACAATATAAAAGAAAACTAGTTTGGGCTAGTACATCTTTTGCATCACTAACTAATATTACACTTGCTATTTTAGGGGCAAATATTAAGAAAAAAGAGAATATTAGTGCAAGACTTGCAGATATATTATCTTGGTTATATTTAATTACTTCAACTATTAGAGAGTATGAAAATAATACAAAAAAACAAGATAGGATATTAGTTGATTATATTTGTAAATATGGTTTTTACAAAATACAAGAAGCAAGAGAAGATATTATACAAAATATTCCATTCTTAAAATTACTAAATCTTTTTATTAGGTCAAATCCAATTGGAATAAAACCAGAAGATAAATTAAATAAAAAGATTATAGATTTACTTAATGATGAAAACAATGTAAATAATTTATGTGATAACTTATTTATACCTAATGATAAAAATGAGATTTTGTATAAACTTCAAGAAGCACTTATTTTACAAAAAGACGCTATTGAAATATTTGAAAGAATAAAATATGCAATAAAACATCAAACAATAAAAAAATCAAGCTTTCTTGATATGATCGAAGAGTCACATAATAAAGGAGTTATTACAAATGAGGAATATGAAAAATTAAAAATTCTATTTGAAAAAAGAATGGAAGTTATAAATGTTGATTATTTTAATGACAAAGTCTATAAAAAACAAAGATAA